The genomic window TTATTTAAAAAGTGTACAATATGATTTGTTTCACAATCTTCCTTTTTACGAAGGATTGTTGTTTAACAAAGAAAGCGGTAGCGTTCGCTCTGCTATTTATATGAACAAAGCCCTAGTAAATACGGCAGAAAGAAAAACTTTTATCTTAAATGATTTAGTTCCTAAAATCGATAAATTCGAAAAAACAACTGGAATCGATCTTAAAGTTTCGGGAATGCCATACATCCGTACAATCAATGCGGATAATATGAAAGGTGAAATCGGACTTTTTATTGGAGCGTCTTTATTGACCGTTTCTCTGATTTTCTTTTTCTTTTTCCGTTCTTTCAGAGCTACTTTTATTTCGATCTGCATTTTAATTGTCGGAGTAACTTGGTCGTTTGGAACACTTGGATTATTTGGTTATAAAATCACGATTTTAACAGCAATTATTCCACCGCTGATTATCGTAATCGGAATTACTAACTGTATTTTCCTGATTAATAAATATCAACAGGAAATAAAACTGCATAACAATCAGGCAAAAGCTTTACAGCGTGTGATTTCAAAAATTGGATCTTCGACTTTGATGACCAATTTGACCGCTGCGATTGGTTTTGCAACTTTGATGATTACAGGAAACGAACTTCTTTTTGAGTTCGGATTAGTAACTTCTATCAACGTGCTTTCTGTTTATACTTTGACACTTTTTATCGTGCCAATTATTTACAGTTTTATGCCATTGCCAAAAGAAAAGCACTTATATCACTTAGACAAAACGTACATTTCGACACTTTTAAACACAGTTACAACTATCGTTAAAGGCAAAAAAACAATTGTTTATTGCATTTACGCTGTTCTATTTCTTGTGAGTTTAAATGGAGTGAGACAAATGAAAGTATCAGGAAGTTTAATTGGTGAAATGCCAAAAAGCGCTTCTTTCTTTAAAGATATTTTATTTTACGAAAAAGAATTCAACGGTGTAATGCCTCTTGAAATTATGATTGACACCAAAAAGAAAAAAGGTATTATGAAACCGTCAACCATTCGTAAAATGGATGAATTGCAGAATACTATTTCTGAAATTCCAGAATTGGCGAAACCAGTTTCTGTTGTAAACTTGGTTAAATATGCAAAACAGGCTTTCTATAACGGAAATCCTGAGTATTATCAATTGCCAACTTCACAAGAGCAGACTTTTATTTTGGGTTATGCTAAAAATGCAACCAAAAACAGCAAAGAAAACTTAATGAAAGCGTATGTGGATTCGACTGGACAATATGCCAGAATTACGACTTTCATGAAAGATATTGGGACAGATGAAATGGCAAAAGTAGAAGGAAAACTTCGCAAAAAAATTGATGAAATTTTCCCTAAAGACCGTTATGAAGTTACGATTACAGGAAAAGCTTTAGTTTTCCAGAAAGGAACAACTTATCTGGCGCATAACTTAATCGAATCATTATTGTTTGCGATTGCAACTATTGCGATTTTGATGCTGTATTTATTCCGTTCGTTCAAAATGGTAGCAGCTTCTTTGATTACGAATATTTTACCGCTTTGCATTACTTCAGGACTAATGGGTTATTTTGGAATTCCATTAAAACCATCAACGATTCTGGTATTCAGTATCGCTTTCGGAATCTCGGTGGATAATGCAATTCAGTTTATGGCGAAATACAAACATGATTTGATGCAAAACAAAGGAAAAGTGAAGAAATCGGTTTTCAGCGCCTTGAGAGAAACTGGAGTAAGTACGTTCTATACTTCTGTTGTTTTGATTTTAGGTTTTGCGACTTTCACATTATCAAGCTTCAGCGGAACTATTGCTTTAGGAGGATTAATTTCTTGTACTTTGGTTTTTGCAATGTTTGCTAACTTGGTGGTATTGCCTTCGTTGGTTTTAACTTTTGAGAAGAAGAAAACAAGGAAAGAGGAATTGGAGAGTTTGGAGAAGTAATTTTCTTTCCATATAAAAAATATCCGCCACGAATTCACCAATAAAAAACAAAAAATTCGTGAATTCGTGGCTTATAAATTCACACGAATACAAAAGTCAATCAAGTATGAAAAGGATTATATTGGTCATTCTTATATTGAGTATAAACTCAACATTCTCTCAAAATTATGTTGCGAATTTAAACTTAGCATCAACTCAAAATTATTTTGAGGGTAAAAATTTATACTGCAAATCTGAGAATCCTGAAGCAATGAAAATTTTCAATGGCGGGATTGAAATTCTTTATCTAAACAAATCTTTAGACAAAAAATATCTTAAGATTACATCAAATATCTTTTTCGATGCATATAAAAAAGACACAACATTTTGTGATGCTTTGTTTTTTGCAGGATACACACTAAGATTACTAAACGACAAAAATGCGTTGGCACTTTATATTGCTGCTGATAGCTCTTACCATAAATCGTTTGAATTTAAAACCAACTTAGCCGCAGAATGTTTAAGATATGGCAATGAAAAAACGATTAAAATTGCCAGAAAAAAATATACCGAAATAATTAAATTATTTCCAGAAAGTCCTGAGGGTTATTACGGATTCGCACTTACTTCACCCATTCTAGGAGATTACGAAAAAGGATTAGAAAATATAAATATTGCTGTTGAAAAATACAAAATCATAAATCCAAAATTAAAGGATGATGTGATTTATTTACAAGGAATTTTACTTTCAATGAATAATAGGCATAATGAGGCTTTGGAAAACTTAGACAAAGTTTATTCTTCGTATAAAAAAGATTTCAATTTTAAAGTTTATTATTCTCTATCACTTTTAAAAGTCTCTCAAGAAAAGAAAGATGACAAAATGAAAAAGAAGGCATTAAGCATTTATGAAAAAATAGATGAGAAAGATCAAATTCCTAAGGAAGTAAAAGACCAATTAGTGTTTTCTTAATTGTAGAATTACTAGTTCGATTTCTCATTCCTCGATAATGACAAATTTATTTCAAAAACTTCTTTTGGAACCAAATGCCCTAGCCCCGATCGAAGCGACATCCTTTCTATTTTTTCTTTAAAAATAGAAAGATATAGCGAAGAGCGGGAAACAGCTTCAAAAATTAATTATTATCGATTATATTTGCAGTTGTTCAAAACGAATATTATTTAATATCAATTATATATAAAAATGAAACACACAAAAGTTAGAGACTTATTAAACAGTACGACGACGTTACAGGAAGTGAATGCAAAAGGTTGGGTGAGAACTTTTAGAAATAATCAGTTCATCGCTTTAAATGACGGTTCTACAATTAATAATATTCAATGTGTTGTTGATTTTGAAAATACACCAGAAGAGACTTTAAAAAGAATCACGACTGGAGCTGCGGTTTCTGTAATTGGAACTTTAGTTGAAAGTAAAGGTGCGGGTCAGAAATATGAAATTCAAGTAAACAAACTTGAAATTCTTGGAGATTCTGATGCTGAGAAATTCCCAATGCAGCCTAAAAAACACTCTTTAGAATTTTTACGTGAAAACGCTCACTTGCGTGTACGTACAAATGCTTTTGGTGCGATTATGCGTGTGCGTTCGGTATTGTCTTATGCGGTTCACAAATATTTTCAAGATAAAGGTTTCGTTTATGTAAACACGCCAATTATCACTGGAGCTGATGCTGAAGGTGCAGGAGAAATGTTCCAAGTAACTTCTTTGCCATTAGATAACCTTCCTAAAAATGAAGAAGGAAACATCGATTTCAAAAAAGATTTCTTCGGAAAACATACCAACTTGACAGTTTCTGGACAATTAGAAGGAGAAACTTTCGCTATGGCTTTGGGTCAGATTTATACTTTTGGACCAACGTTCAGAGCAGAAAACTCAAATACTTCTCGTCACTTAGCAGAATTCTGGATGATTGAGCCAGAAGTTGCTTTCAATGACCTTGATGACAACATGGATTTGGCTGAAGATTTTATTCAATACGTAATTAAATATGCTTTAGACAACTGTAAAGATGATTTGAAATTCTTAGAAGGAAGACTTCTTGAAGAAGAAAAATCAAAACCACAGACTGAAAGAAGCGAAATGGCTTTGTTAGAGAAATTGAACTTCGTTTTAGAAAACAACTTCAAACGTGTTTCTTATACAGAAGCAATTGACATTTTAAGAGATTCAACTCCAAATAAAAAGAAGAAATTCCAATATTTAATCAACGAATGGGGAGCTGACTTACAGTCAGAACACGAGCGATTCTTGGTTGAAAAACACTTTAAATGTCCGGTAATTTTATACGATTACCCAGCAAACATTAAAGCGTTTTACATGCGTTTGAACGACAACACAGAACCAGGAAGAGAAACAGTTCGTGCAATGGATATCCTTTTCCCTGGAATTGGAGAAATCGTTGGTGGTTCTGAAAGAGAAGAGCGTTACGATGTTCTTGTCGAAAAAATGGAAAAGCTTGGAATTGACAAAGAAGAATTATACTGGTACTTAGATACTAGAAGATTTGGATCGGCAACTCACGCAGGTTTCGGTTTAGGATTTGAGCGTTTAGTATTGTTTGTAACAGGAATGACAAACATTAGAGACGTAATTCCTTTCCCAAGAACTCCTGGAAGTGCAGAGTTTTAATCTGAGGTTCTAAGGTACTTAGGTACTAAGATTCTAAGGTTTAAACATATAATAAAATTTGTTTCAGGTTTCAAGTTTCAAGTTGTGGCACGTTCTTCAACCTGAAACTTGAAACTTGAAACTTTTAACAAAATCAAATGCTAAAGCAATTTTTAAATTTAAAATTATCCCAAAAATTATCTCCACAGCAAATTCAGCTGATGAAGTTAATTCAATTGCCTACGCAAGCTTTTGAACAGCGTTTATTAGAAGAAATGAACGAAAATCCGGCGCTTGAAGCTGGAAAAGAAGACGATTACGAAGCTGATGAATACGCTAATGAAGACTATGACGATTATGATGATGCAGAATCTGACAGAATCGAAGCAGACGACATTAATATTGATGAATATCTAAGCGACGACGATACACCTGATTATAAAACTCAGGTAAATAATTATAGTGATGACGAGGAACGCGAAAC from Flavobacterium sp. KACC 22763 includes these protein-coding regions:
- a CDS encoding efflux RND transporter permease subunit, whose protein sequence is MKNTVQVGFWEKLARIILKNRITILVILSALTLFFGYQWKNLSMTYTEANLLPKDHIANKDYQKFLDKFGEEGNLIVIGFKDPKFFTPKNYAAWTELMNGLKKAKEVDLVISLNDLKKLEKDTVNQKFVLAPFIEESKALDANYLKSVQYDLFHNLPFYEGLLFNKESGSVRSAIYMNKALVNTAERKTFILNDLVPKIDKFEKTTGIDLKVSGMPYIRTINADNMKGEIGLFIGASLLTVSLIFFFFFRSFRATFISICILIVGVTWSFGTLGLFGYKITILTAIIPPLIIVIGITNCIFLINKYQQEIKLHNNQAKALQRVISKIGSSTLMTNLTAAIGFATLMITGNELLFEFGLVTSINVLSVYTLTLFIVPIIYSFMPLPKEKHLYHLDKTYISTLLNTVTTIVKGKKTIVYCIYAVLFLVSLNGVRQMKVSGSLIGEMPKSASFFKDILFYEKEFNGVMPLEIMIDTKKKKGIMKPSTIRKMDELQNTISEIPELAKPVSVVNLVKYAKQAFYNGNPEYYQLPTSQEQTFILGYAKNATKNSKENLMKAYVDSTGQYARITTFMKDIGTDEMAKVEGKLRKKIDEIFPKDRYEVTITGKALVFQKGTTYLAHNLIESLLFAIATIAILMLYLFRSFKMVAASLITNILPLCITSGLMGYFGIPLKPSTILVFSIAFGISVDNAIQFMAKYKHDLMQNKGKVKKSVFSALRETGVSTFYTSVVLILGFATFTLSSFSGTIALGGLISCTLVFAMFANLVVLPSLVLTFEKKKTRKEELESLEK
- the asnS gene encoding asparagine--tRNA ligase, with the translated sequence MKHTKVRDLLNSTTTLQEVNAKGWVRTFRNNQFIALNDGSTINNIQCVVDFENTPEETLKRITTGAAVSVIGTLVESKGAGQKYEIQVNKLEILGDSDAEKFPMQPKKHSLEFLRENAHLRVRTNAFGAIMRVRSVLSYAVHKYFQDKGFVYVNTPIITGADAEGAGEMFQVTSLPLDNLPKNEEGNIDFKKDFFGKHTNLTVSGQLEGETFAMALGQIYTFGPTFRAENSNTSRHLAEFWMIEPEVAFNDLDDNMDLAEDFIQYVIKYALDNCKDDLKFLEGRLLEEEKSKPQTERSEMALLEKLNFVLENNFKRVSYTEAIDILRDSTPNKKKKFQYLINEWGADLQSEHERFLVEKHFKCPVILYDYPANIKAFYMRLNDNTEPGRETVRAMDILFPGIGEIVGGSEREERYDVLVEKMEKLGIDKEELYWYLDTRRFGSATHAGFGLGFERLVLFVTGMTNIRDVIPFPRTPGSAEF